GGTGCCCCTGGTGTTCGCGGTGATCGTCGTGAGCGTGCTGCTCGCCAGCCTCACGGCCAAGCCGCTGGGCGTGCGGCTGGGCGTCGCCGACCCCGACCCGCAGGGCGTCCTCTTCCTCGGCGCCCACCCCGTGGCCCGCGACATCGCCAGGCGCCTCGCCGACCGCGGTCTCCCGGTCCTGCTGGCCGACACGAACGGCGCCAACGTGGGGGCGGCGCTCGCGGAGGGCCTGCCGGCCTACCACGGGAGCCTGCTCGCCGACGGCAACGACGACCAGCTCCGGCTCTCCGGCATCGGCCGCCTCGTCGCGCTGACGCCGAACGAGGAGGCGAACGCGCTCACGGCCGTGCGCTTCCGCCGCGAGTTCGGGAAGGACAACGTCTATCAGCTCTCCCCCAAGGAGCACGTGCCGCACGCGAACCGCCTGGGCGGGGAGAACCGCGGCCTGTGGCTGTCGCTGGGCGACCTCTCCTACGACAGGCTGCAGCGGCTCCGCCAGGCCGGTGCCGAGCTCGTAGAGGTCGAGCTCACGCCGGAGCACACGCTGGCGGACTTCATCGCCACCCACGGCGACGCCGCCGTGCCGCTGTTCATCGCCCGCGACGGCGCCGTCGAGGTCGTGTCGGAGACGACCGACCCGGAGCGCGAGGACGGCGGGACGCTGCTCACGTACATCGACCCGCGGGCCTGAGGGGTCCGCGGGTAGAGCGCCGCGGGCCGGCCGCACTGCGGGCCCCGCACCCGCTCCTGCGGTCAGCCCGCGCGGTAGCGGACGCTACTCGCTGGCCTCGTCGAGGAACTGCTGCAGCTTCGCCGTGTTCACGGTGATGGGCGAGCGCCGGCGGCGCACGGCGCCGTACTCGAGCAGGCGCGCCAGGCAGTGGCTGACGGTCTCGCGCGTGGCGCCGATCATCTTCGCCAGGTCCTGCTGCGTGAGGTTCAGGTCGATGACCGTGCCGCGCTCCGACTCGACGCCGAAGTCGTTCGCCAGCCGCAGCAGCAGGTTCGCCAGGCGCCCGGGGGCGTCGAACGCGCCCACCTCCGCCTGCCACTGCTGGGCCTGCCACAGGCGCGTGCTCATCACCTGGATGAACTTCATCGCGATCTTCGGGTGCTGCTGCAGCAGGCGCTGGAACTCCTGCTCCGGCATGACGATCAGAGTGGTGTCGACGACGGCCTCGGCCTGGTTCGGCCGCCGCTCGCTCTCCAGCAGCAGCAGCTCGCCGAAGATGTCGTACTGCCCCAGCAGCCCCAGGATCATCTCCTTGCCGTTGGGGAAGTACATGGAGATCTTCACCATGCCGTCGCGCACGAAGTAGAGGGCGTCGGCGGGGTCCTCCATGTGGTAGATGATCTCGCCCGCCGCGAAGCGCTTGTACGGAGTGATGCGCGTGATCTTCTCCAGCTCGTCCGGCGTCAGGTCCTGGAACAGCTTCGTGTTCTTCAGGTGCCAGACCAGGCTCGGGTACTGACTCGAACTCGACTCCGTCATCCAGCGCCCCTCTCGACACGCTCCCCGGCTTCGGCCCGAGGTCGGCCAGCAAGGCCGTGGTGGTACGCGATGTTCATAAATCTAACTCAATCCTCAGCCGCGTTCCCCAAAGCCGCCGCCATCGCGTCCGAGAGCCGCATGAGCCGCTCGTACGACTCGGGGTCCAGGTAGTCGCCCACCCTGAGCCCGTCTACGAAGATCGTCGGCGTGCCCGTGATGCCGAGGTCCTGCACCGCCACGCGGTACGACTCCTCGACCAGGTCGCTGAAGCGACCCGTCCTCACGCACGTGGGCAGCTCCTCGACGGCCAGGCCAGCCTCCGCGGCGATCGCGACGAACTGCTCGAGCGGGTCGGGGAGCTCCGCCCACCGCGACTGCTGGGCGAAGAGGGCGTCGGCGAACGTCCAGAACGCGTCCTCGCCCGCCTGGTCGCCGCCTGCGGCGCCGGCCTCCGCGGCCACGCACTCCGCCGCCTCGGCGGCGACGGTGGCGTTGGGGTGGACGCTCTTCAGCGGGAGGTGGTGCAGCTCGAAGCGGACGTCGCCGCGCTCGAGGAGCCTGGCGATGAGCGGCATGCCCTGCGCCGCGAAGTTCGCGCAGAACGGGCACTGCAGGTCGGTGAACTCGCGCACGACGTAGCGGGCGTCGGCGGGGCCGAGGGCGTGGGCCGGCGGACCGAACAGCTCCTCCGGAACCGACTGCGGCTCGAAGCGCACCCTGACCCGCGCGGGCTCGCCGCCCGTGACCTCCACCTCCATCAGGTACTCCTGCACCTGGACGACGACCTCGCCGGCGTCGGCCAGCTCGGCGGTGCGCGTGCGGAAGAAGTCGGTGACCGGCGAGGCGATCCCCGACCCGTAGCCGCTGGCCGCGCCGATCAGGGCGCCGATGAAGCGCGCGTTCGCGTCGGTGAGCTCGCCCTCGCCCTCGACGGCCACCGCCGTGCCCAGGGACTCCTCGATGCCGAAGGCGAAGCCGGAGGCCGACTCGTGGCCGGCGCCGGCCTCGCGCACGCCGTAGCCCCGTAGCTGGTCGAGGATCGTCGCCGGCTCCTGGCCGAGCTGGGCGAGCGCCGGCGAGCCGAGCGCGGCGAGCGCGAGGGCCGCTAGCGCCGCGACGAGGCGGCGCGCGGCGGGGACGTCGAGCATGACGCAGTCTAAGTTGGCGCGATTCCCGTCACAACGTCGGGGAGACGGAGGGCCGGCGCCGGCGGGACGGCGCGGCCGCGTCGTGGCCGGGCAGCCTGGCGCGGGAGCGGTCCAGGCGCCCGCGTCAGGGCCGGACAGGGGACGTCGACCCGAACCCGGCGGACGCGGCGCATGCACCCGCATCACGGGCGCATCACGGTGGCACCCCTACCGTCCCGTCACGGCAGACGAGAGCGCTGCCGGCTTTAGGAGAGTGAGGGTGCCATGGACAAGAGACTGGGTGCGGCTCTGCTCGGCGCGGTGCTCGTCGCCGCCTTCCTGCTGGTCCCGGTCGCGGCGCTGGGCCAGCCGACGACGGACGATACCGAAGCCGTGTTGGCGATGGAAGCCGAGCGCTTCCGGGCCCTCGTCGACAGGGACCTGCGCAAGGCGGAGAGCCTCCACGCCGAGGAGTTCGTGCTGATCGACCCCTACGGCCACGCGAGCACGCGGCAGCAGTTCTTCGACGACATCGCCGTGGGGCACCTTAGGTTCGTGGACTCGGTCAACGACCACGCTGAGGTGAGGGTCTACGGCGACGCCGCGGTCCTCAAGCAGCACTCCTTCGTGACCGCCGTCGTGGACGGGCAGGAGTTCCCGCCCATGGAGCTGTGGGAGATGTTCGTCTACGAGCGCCGGGACGGCCAGTGGCAGGTCGTATGGGCCATGGCCTCCGAGACCCGCTACTAGCCGCGGCGGGCTGGCCAGAGGCGGGCGGCGCCCTCAGCCGGCGCCGCCCGCTCTCGTCAGCGGCACGCGCCGGGCTCGCGTCACCTCGTGGAGCACGGCGGCTTCGACCTCGATGAGGGCGCTCACTCCCCCGCCTCCCCCGAACACGGCGCCGCTCGCCGGCACCGTGACCTCGTCCACCAGCGTGGGCAGCTCCCGGAGGTGGCCGAAGGGCGGCATCGCGCCGACCCTGTACCCGGTGACGAGCAGCGCCTCCTCGGGGCTGGCGAAGCGCACCTGCTTGCGTCCCACGCCGAGCGCCGCGGCCAGCAGAGGGTAGGAGACCCGGCTCTCCCCTGCGGCGACGACCAGCAGGGGCTCGCCGAGGGCGAGGAACACCAGGCTCTTGACGATGCGCCCCGGCTCCGTGCCCACGGCCGCGGCCGCGTCGGGCACCGTGGGCGTGGGGACGCCGAGGCGGTAGAGGCGCGCCGGCACGCCGTGGCGCCGGCAGAACTCCTCGAGGTCGGACTCCGTGAGCGCTGCTGGGGCTGTCACGCCAGGCAGTCTATGCCGCGAAGGGTTGCGGCCAGGACGGCGTTCGTGGGCCCCCGTGGTACCTTGTGCCGATGCTCGACGTCCCCGAGTCGCTGCGCGACCTGGTCGCCCGCGAGCGCGAGGCCATCACCGACCTGCAGGTGCTCCTCGCCCGCGTGGGCGCCGACCAGGAGCACCTCGGGGACGTGCGCACGGCCCTCGCCGACCTGGACGGCCTCTTCATGATCGTCGTGGCCGGCGAGTTCAACGCGGGCAAGTCGAGCCTCCTCAACGCCCTGCTCGGCGAGGCCGTGATGCCCGAGGGCGTCACGCCCACCACCGACCGCATCACGGTCGTCACGCACGGCGAGCGGCCCTCGGAGCGCTCGGATGGCCCGGCGGTCGTGTACCGCACGCACCCCGCCCCTCTGCTGCGGGACATCGCCCTCGTCGACACCCCGGGCACGAACGCGATCATCAAGCGCCACCAGGAGCTGACCGAGCGCTTCGTGCCGCGGGCCGACCTCCTGCTCTTCGTGACGTCGGCCGACAGGCCGTTCACGGAGAGCGAGCGGCGGTTCCTCGAGCTCATCGCCTCGTGGGGCCGCAAGGTCGTGATGGTCGTCAACAAGGTCGACATCCTCGACACCGAGGACCAGCGCGCCGAGGTCCAGCGCTACGTGCGCGAGAACGCCCGCCAGACGCTCAACGTGACGCCCGACGTGTTCCTCGTCAGCGCCAAGCGGGCCGAGCGCGCGCGCGAGGCCGGCGACGACGCGGCCCTCGAGGGCTCGGGCGTGCCGGCGCTGGCGCGCGCGATCTCCGAGCGCCTCGGCGCGGAGCGTCCGCGCCTGAAGCTGCTCTCGCCCCTCGGCGTCGCCCAGCGGTTGGTGGGCATCTACCAGGACCAGGTCGCCGCGCGGCTCGAGCTGCTCACCGACGACAACGCCAGCCTCGACGAGATCGAGCGCCAGGGCCGGCAGTTCGAGCGAGACATGCGCCGCGAGTTCGAGGCGCACGCCCTGCGCGTGAAGGAGGTCGTGCGCGACGTCAAGGAGCGCGGCGACGAGTTCTTCGACGACGTCGTGCGCTTCCGCCGCATCCCCAAGCTGCTCAACAGCAAGGCCGTGCAGGAGGAGTTCGAGCGGCGCGTCCTGGCCGGGACGGAGCAGCAGCTCGAGAGGGCCGTCTCCGAGCTCGTCGACTGGTTCATCGAGCGCAACCTCCGCTTCTGGGAGGACGTCATGCGCTTCGTGAACGAGCGCGCGTCGGCGGCCGAGGACCGCGTGATCGGCGAGGTGGGCGGGCGCTTCGAGTACGACCGGCGCGCGCTGGTGCGCACCCTCGGGGAGCGCGCCCAGGACGCCCTCGACACCTACGACGACGCCGCGGAGTCGCGGCGGCTGGCCGACGACCTGCAGCAGGCGGTGCTCCGCACGGGCCTGTTCAACGTGACGGGCATCGGCCTCTCCGCCGCCGTGCTGGCGTTCATCACGACGGCGGCGCTCGACGTCACCGGGATCCTGCTCGGCCTCACGCTCGTGGGCGTGGGCCTGCTGGTGATCCCGCGCCAGCGCGCGAAGGCCAAGCGCGAGCTGGCCGCGCGTATGCGCGAGCTCGAGGAGGCCCTGGCGCAGGGCATCACCCGCCAGTTCGAGGAGGAGCTGGAGCGCTCGCGCGAGAAGCTCGCCGGCGCCATCAGCCCCTACACGCGCTTCGTGCGCTCCGAGCTCG
This window of the Trueperaceae bacterium genome carries:
- a CDS encoding Crp/Fnr family transcriptional regulator codes for the protein MTESSSSQYPSLVWHLKNTKLFQDLTPDELEKITRITPYKRFAAGEIIYHMEDPADALYFVRDGMVKISMYFPNGKEMILGLLGQYDIFGELLLLESERRPNQAEAVVDTTLIVMPEQEFQRLLQQHPKIAMKFIQVMSTRLWQAQQWQAEVGAFDAPGRLANLLLRLANDFGVESERGTVIDLNLTQQDLAKMIGATRETVSHCLARLLEYGAVRRRRSPITVNTAKLQQFLDEASE
- a CDS encoding thioredoxin domain-containing protein, with product MLDVPAARRLVAALAALALAALGSPALAQLGQEPATILDQLRGYGVREAGAGHESASGFAFGIEESLGTAVAVEGEGELTDANARFIGALIGAASGYGSGIASPVTDFFRTRTAELADAGEVVVQVQEYLMEVEVTGGEPARVRVRFEPQSVPEELFGPPAHALGPADARYVVREFTDLQCPFCANFAAQGMPLIARLLERGDVRFELHHLPLKSVHPNATVAAEAAECVAAEAGAAGGDQAGEDAFWTFADALFAQQSRWAELPDPLEQFVAIAAEAGLAVEELPTCVRTGRFSDLVEESYRVAVQDLGITGTPTIFVDGLRVGDYLDPESYERLMRLSDAMAAALGNAAED
- a CDS encoding nuclear transport factor 2 family protein, with the protein product MDKRLGAALLGAVLVAAFLLVPVAALGQPTTDDTEAVLAMEAERFRALVDRDLRKAESLHAEEFVLIDPYGHASTRQQFFDDIAVGHLRFVDSVNDHAEVRVYGDAAVLKQHSFVTAVVDGQEFPPMELWEMFVYERRDGQWQVVWAMASETRY
- a CDS encoding YbaK/EbsC family protein produces the protein MTAPAALTESDLEEFCRRHGVPARLYRLGVPTPTVPDAAAAVGTEPGRIVKSLVFLALGEPLLVVAAGESRVSYPLLAAALGVGRKQVRFASPEEALLVTGYRVGAMPPFGHLRELPTLVDEVTVPASGAVFGGGGGVSALIEVEAAVLHEVTRARRVPLTRAGGAG
- a CDS encoding dynamin family protein; protein product: MLDVPESLRDLVAREREAITDLQVLLARVGADQEHLGDVRTALADLDGLFMIVVAGEFNAGKSSLLNALLGEAVMPEGVTPTTDRITVVTHGERPSERSDGPAVVYRTHPAPLLRDIALVDTPGTNAIIKRHQELTERFVPRADLLLFVTSADRPFTESERRFLELIASWGRKVVMVVNKVDILDTEDQRAEVQRYVRENARQTLNVTPDVFLVSAKRAERAREAGDDAALEGSGVPALARAISERLGAERPRLKLLSPLGVAQRLVGIYQDQVAARLELLTDDNASLDEIERQGRQFERDMRREFEAHALRVKEVVRDVKERGDEFFDDVVRFRRIPKLLNSKAVQEEFERRVLAGTEQQLERAVSELVDWFIERNLRFWEDVMRFVNERASAAEDRVIGEVGGRFEYDRRALVRTLGERAQDALDTYDDAAESRRLADDLQQAVLRTGLFNVTGIGLSAAVLAFITTAALDVTGILLGLTLVGVGLLVIPRQRAKAKRELAARMRELEEALAQGITRQFEEELERSREKLAGAISPYTRFVRSELDRLGAVGEELDEMSVRLAALRGEVEALE